Proteins encoded together in one Triticum dicoccoides isolate Atlit2015 ecotype Zavitan chromosome 7B, WEW_v2.0, whole genome shotgun sequence window:
- the LOC119339517 gene encoding uncharacterized protein LOC119339517 encodes MQRRCGVRRRSARLLALGGGGPDLISALPEDLLLLILARLPCASAAARTGLLSRRWRSLWPRLRQIVFRDVPLRSLEAVLGRLPRPPPVVCLLHIRVPKCVPKEQRADEASVKSLLRAAALLEPEKFVFELPSELVAGSLVVNLPLFHRATSIVLDLRSVFLRVPAGAEFTALEALSLSYCTVGIGRLLSCCPRLRKLCLARVSFNKGDLTVKSSSLQELLLEGHGEQEGQTIDIETPALKQLIISFSTPDDISVLAPMVEMVWWNCYFRVHVMFDLWRLQQVTLMTAEGQGQLCSLHIDAYARLSFFHGKMDAFTEEIEKHMIVKFSVLELRLATNGHGFGALVFHLLGMNRIRRATRRLRIALEKTMVNEECPFDCPCEPEGWRSNTISLTALEEVEINGFGGDDHEHEFLKLIFKCAPMLKRMIVKLSDEASSSNYGCTEVYNIFKACSSVEVYVYLSSGLMLGWQNCPLE; translated from the exons ATGCAGCGGCGTTGTGGGGTTCGCCGGCGTTCCGCCCGGCTGCTAGCACTTGGAGGAGGCGGACCGGATCTCATCAGCGCGCTCCCCGAAGACCTGCTCCTCCTCATCCTCGCCCGCCTCCCCTGCGCCAGCGCCGCCGCGCGCACCGGCCTCCTCTCCCGCCGGTGGCGTAGCCTCTGGCCCCGCCTCCGCCAGATCGTCTTCCGCGACGTCCCGCTCCGCTCGCTCGAAGCGGTGCTGGGCCGCCTCCCTCGTCCCCCGCCCGTTGTTTGCCTCCTCCACATCCGCGTCCCCAAGTGCGTCCCCAAGGAGCAGCGGGCCGACGAGGCCAGCGTCAAGTCGCTGCTCCGCGCCGCGGCGCTGCTCGAGCCGGAGAAGTTCGTCTTTGAGCTCCCCTCGGAGTTAGTCGCCGGCTCCCTCGTCGTCAACCTGCCCCTCTTCCACCGCGCCACCTCCATCGTTCTGGACCTTCGCTCCGTCTTCCTCCGGGTGCCAGCCGGCGCCGAGTTCACCGCACTCGAGGCGCTGTCCCTCTCCTACTGCACCGTTGGCATTGGCCgcttgctctcctgctgcccgcgcCTGCGCAAGCTCTGCCTCGCCAGGGTTTCTTTCAATAAGGGCGACCTGACGGTCAAATCGTCGTCGCTGCAGGAGCTTCTCCTGGAGGGCCATGGCGAGCAGGAGGGCC AAACTATCGACATCGAAACCCCCGCGCTTAAGCAATTAATCATATCCTTTTCCACTCCGGATGACATTTCCGTCTTGGCACCCATGGTGGAGATGGTTTGGTGGAACTGCTACTTCAGGGTGCATGTTATGTTTGATCTTTGGCGACTCCAGCAGGTGACACTAATGACGGCAGAGGGACAAGGACAGCTCTGTTCGCTGCACATCGATGCTTACGCC AGACTGTCTTTTTTTCACGGTAAAATGGACGCCTTTACTGAGGAGATAGAGAAGCATATGATTGTCAAGTTTTCTGTTTTGGAGCTACGTCTCGCAACAAACGGACATGGTTTTGGAGCACTCGTCTTTCATCTCCTAGGGATGAATCGAATTCGTCGTGCTACGCGGAGGCTCAGGATCGCCCTAGAGAAAACAATG GTGAATGAAGAATGCCCATTTGATTGTCCTTGTGAACCCGAGGGCTGGAGATCAAACACCATATCCTTGACTGCTCTCGAAgaagtggagatcaatggcttcggAGGAGATGATCATGAACATGAGTTCTTGAAGCTGATATTTAAATGTGCGCCAATGCTTAAAAGAATGATTGTGAAGCTGTCAGACGAGGCCTCATCAAGTAACTATGGATGCACAGAAGTATACAACATCTTCAAGGCTTGTTCTTCTGTTGAAGTCTATGTTTATCTTAGCTCCG GATTAATGCTCGGCTGGCAAAATTGCCCCTTGGAATGA